A genome region from Euphorbia lathyris chromosome 4, ddEupLath1.1, whole genome shotgun sequence includes the following:
- the LOC136226132 gene encoding B3 domain-containing protein At5g42700-like — protein sequence MVVRKSNYENIREKRLEENKKRMEELNLKSLSLDLQSASPKKSPMKQAKPRIHRVKELVPVRRSSRFADKPTVTYKEMVIEYIDRPRRGYNSYNRHRDLLNRIYASDEVRTLAIDKAEELQSGLGSKFPSFVKPMLQSHVTGGFWLGLPVQFCKDHLPSRDEFITLEDENGDETESKYLAAKTGLSAGWRGFAIAHELVDGDALVFQLVSRTKFKVYIIRAYEENPYGKEENENNGSDNENNQMEEVEEKNLDTTSQKKEEVEEKKLDTTSQKMDVEDKNMDSIGKRTRGRKRRSN from the exons ATGGTGGTACGGAAATCTAACTATGAGAACATTCGGGAAAAGAGGTTGGAAGAGAAtaagaaaaggatggaagagCTTAATCTGAAATCCCTCTCACTCGATCTCCAATCGGCGAGTCCGAAGAAATCTCCG ATGAAGCAGGCGAAACCCAGAATTCATCGTGTAAAGGAGTTAGTACCAGTAAGAAGATCCTCTAGGTTTGCAGATAAGCCTACTGTTACCTACAAGGAA ATGGTAATTGAATACATAGACAGACCTAGAAG AGGCTACAATAGTTATAACAGACATCGAGATCTGCTCAATCGAATCTATGCCTCTGATGAAGTTAGAACACTTGCAATTGATAAAGCAGAAGAACTTCAGTCAGGCTTAGGATCTAAATTCCCAAGTTTTGTGAAACCCATGCTTCAGTCACATGTGACTGGAGGATTTTGGCTA GGTCTACCAGTTCAGTTTTGCAAGGATCATCTTCCTTCTCGTGATGAATTTATTACTTTGGAGGATGAGAATGGAGATGAGACTGAGTCAAAATACCTTGCTGCAAAAACTGGTCTGAGTGCAGGGTGGAGAGGCTTTGCTATTGCGCACGAATTAGTTGATGGTGATGCATTGGTATTCCAGTTAGTCAGCCGTACAAAATTCAAG GTGTACATTATAAGGGCTTATGAAGAAAATCCATATGGAaaagaagagaatgaaaacaATGGAAGTGATAACGAAAACAATCAAATGGAAGAAGTTGAGGAGAAAAACTTGGACACAACTAGtcaaaaaaaggaagaagttgaggagAAAAAATTGGACACAACTAGTCAAAAAATGGATGTGGAGGACAAAAACATGGATTCAATTGGCAAAAGAACGCGAGGAA GGAAGAGAAGAAGCAATTGA